CCGACCGGCGTCCGAACACAGGGGGCTGGGGATGTGCGTTTCATCCGGTGATGGTATCAGCCTGAAGCTGACCGAACCTGACCAAAGCTGACAGCCCGCGCAGGCGTGTAGGGGCCGTGTTGCCTGGGTAGTTTCCGCTTCAGAAGCCCTTCTGGTAGCGCAGGGCGATCTCCCGCTGGGTGCGAAAGCCGTTTTCGACATCGACTTCCCTGGCAAAGCGCAGGATCAGTTGTTGCTTGCCGGGCAGGAACCAGGTGGCACCGAGGTTGACGCGCTTGTTCTCCGGCGGGTTGTCGAGCGCCGCGCCATTAAGCCTGGCCTCGCCGCCCCAATTCAGCTGGCCGCCTAGGTGCAGGTGAAAGGCCGGCTTGACTCGCCAACGCAGGTAGCCGGTCAGGGCCAGGGCGGGATCCTGCTCCAGCCGATTGCCGCCGTTGTAGTCGTCGTTGTCGCCGTAGAGGGTCAGCTCGGGCGAAAGCTCGAACAACCATTTGGGGGTGAGGTCCTTCTGCCAGCCGCCTGACAAGACGAAGCGCCAACGGTTCTCCGCGTAGTTGAGCAGTTGGCCGCTGTCGTAACGGCCGGTCGGGGCAATGACCATGGCGCTCAGGCCCAGATAGTTGGCGTTGTGACGATCCTTGATCGGCCACACCGTCAGCCCCAGGCGCAGATCGCCGAAGCCGGTGGTGTTGCCGCCGAGGGCATTGGCCAGGGTCACCGGCCTGGCTGACAAGTCGGCCCAGGTCAGAGCCACTACCGAGGTAGCGGTCATGCCGACCAGCTCGAAGGTGTTGACGCCCCGCATTGCAGCGATCTGGCCGGTCAGCTTGCCATCGCCCTGCTTGGTGCCCTTGGCGTAGGGCCCGACGGCGGTGCGGTCGTAGGCATAGAGGCTGAGGATGCGGTCACCCGGTTCGCTGGGGAAGTAGTCGCCGGGGTAGATGTCGTTGGTGGCGCTTACCGCGTTGCCGACAAACCAGCAGCCAGCAAAGGCAGCTGCCAGACCAAGCCGTGCTTTCATGATGCCCTCTCGTTCGGCTATGAATTCAGGCCAGGGACTCTACCTCAAACCCCACCAAATTGCGTTGCTCCCTGCTGAATTCGATGCCGATGAGGTGAATCGGCTGCTTGAGGCTCAGATATTTTTCAGCGTAATGCTTGGCCTTGAGCTGCCCCAGCGCCTTGCCCTCCGGCACCAGCTCCACCACTTTGAATTCAAATAGCCAGACCTGGCCATTGAATAGCAGCGCCATGTCGAGACGGCCCTGATTGGTGGCGTCTTCTAACCGAATATCCAGCCCCAGGGCGGCGAAGTGGCTGTAGAAGACGCTGGCCCAGTAGCCTTCGTACTGGGTGATGGGGTTGTTGCGGTACCAGTCGTGGGGGATGCCGGCATAGAGGCTGTGGAAGTGCTGGCGCAGTTGCTCGAAATCGCCGCTCATCAAGGTATCGTAAAGACGGCTGACTGACTCGCTGGCCAGGCTGGCGTTACCGTAGAGCCTGCTGAGCAGGGCCTCGTTGAGGGCGCTTTCCACCTCCAGATTGGGATAGCCGAGCCGGTATTCGACGCGGGCAGCGCCCACCTGACGCTGACCGTGGATGGTCAAGTACCCGGTCTGCCACAGCAGGGCCTCGGTGGCCATGTCGTCCACATCAAAGCGCGATAGCAGTGCCTCGGTGGCGTGCCAGGCGCTGATCCTGGGGCTGAAGGCGTGGCGCTGGGTGAGGACGTCGATGAGGAAAGTCGGCGTGCCGGTTTCAAACCAGTAGGCGCGAAATTGACGGTTGCGCAGTAACAACAACAGGTCGAAAGGGTTATACACCGCCTCTCCGGTCCAGTTGTAGCCATTGTACCAATCGCGAATTTGTTGCCGGTCCAGGCCTTCCAGCTCCGGGGCGAATACCTCATCCAGGTCATCTTCCGTATAACCGCAGATCGCCGAATAGCCGACATTCAGGGTGATGTCTTCCAGATTGTTCAGGCCGGAGAAGATGCTCACCTTACTGAACTTGGAAACGCCGGTGATGAAGGCGAATTTGATCTGGGCGTCGTTGTCCTTGATTACCGAGTAGAAATTGCGCAGGCCATCGCGCATCTCACGGGCCAGCTCGGGTTGGGTCAGGTTATCCACGATAGGCTTGTCGTACTCGTCCACCAGAATGACCACGCGCTGGCCGTATTTTTGCGCGGCACGCTGGATCAGCTCGGCAAAACAGCCCGGAGCGGTGGGTTGGCGGCAGCTGATGCCCAGCTTGGCCTGGTTGATGTCGAGCAATTCGCGGAACTTGGCCTCTAGCTGCGCCCGATCGCGCATCAGGCCACCGCCAAAGCTCAGGCGAATAACGGGATACTTGATGCCCCAATCCCAGTGCTCATGGGCATAGAGACCGCGAAACAGCGGCTCATTGGCCTGAAACAGCTCGGCCAGGGTATCGAGAAAAAGGGATTTGCCAAAGCGGCGTGGGCGGGATAGGAAGTAATAGCTGCCCTCTTCGATCAACTGCAGGGCAA
This is a stretch of genomic DNA from gamma proteobacterium SS-5. It encodes these proteins:
- a CDS encoding transporter; the protein is MKARLGLAAAFAGCWFVGNAVSATNDIYPGDYFPSEPGDRILSLYAYDRTAVGPYAKGTKQGDGKLTGQIAAMRGVNTFELVGMTATSVVALTWADLSARPVTLANALGGNTTGFGDLRLGLTVWPIKDRHNANYLGLSAMVIAPTGRYDSGQLLNYAENRWRFVLSGGWQKDLTPKWLFELSPELTLYGDNDDYNGGNRLEQDPALALTGYLRWRVKPAFHLHLGGQLNWGGEARLNGAALDNPPENKRVNLGATWFLPGKQQLILRFAREVDVENGFRTQREIALRYQKGF
- a CDS encoding ATP-binding protein, producing MKRKKLPAGIYTFAKIRGEDYYYVDKTPFALQLIEEGSYYFLSRPRRFGKSLFLDTLAELFQANEPLFRGLYAHEHWDWGIKYPVIRLSFGGGLMRDRAQLEAKFRELLDINQAKLGISCRQPTAPGCFAELIQRAAQKYGQRVVILVDEYDKPIVDNLTQPELAREMRDGLRNFYSVIKDNDAQIKFAFITGVSKFSKVSIFSGLNNLEDITLNVGYSAICGYTEDDLDEVFAPELEGLDRQQIRDWYNGYNWTGEAVYNPFDLLLLLRNRQFRAYWFETGTPTFLIDVLTQRHAFSPRISAWHATEALLSRFDVDDMATEALLWQTGYLTIHGQRQVGAARVEYRLGYPNLEVESALNEALLSRLYGNASLASESVSRLYDTLMSGDFEQLRQHFHSLYAGIPHDWYRNNPITQYEGYWASVFYSHFAALGLDIRLEDATNQGRLDMALLFNGQVWLFEFKVVELVPEGKALGQLKAKHYAEKYLSLKQPIHLIGIEFSREQRNLVGFEVESLA